The sequence below is a genomic window from Selenomonas ruminantium subsp. lactilytica TAM6421.
GTTAGTAATTTGATTATTTCTAACGTAGAACTTAGTATCGGTGAGGGTGCACATGTTGAGTATTTTGATACGGAACGAGAAATCACCATCCCTGGGCTTGATATCACTGTCGATGTAGATATAGAACGAACGCTGAAAAATGCAGTAATAGTTAATGCTGATACGAGCAGAATAGTTGGCATTAATGTTATTGTAGACGTGGATACAGTTGTGGATGTATCGCGCTCAGCGGCTATTGTTGTTGACGTAGAACGACAGATAGTACAGACAGTAAATATGCTGTGCGACGTGCTGCGAAAAATCCCGCACACTATAACAGACAACAGCTCTGTATTACAGAGTGTATCAATATCACTGGCAGAACAGCAGTTAGTTGATGATGTATCGTTTACAGCGACTATTGACGCAGCAGTATTGGATAATGTATCAGTAACACATCTGGACTATGTGGCAAATGTGTGTATCGAGGAAACCAGTCAGCGCGGTATATTGATGTCGTGTAAATGTACAGCAGATATTGAGGAAATCCTTTATCAACAATTGGCCTATGAAATCCCCCAGACAGAATACGAATGGTCAGGGGAGTATCTCGACGAACTGGCGAAGGTAAGAGCAAAATATCCGGATTATCAGATACAGGCCGTCGCATCGGCAGCCGCTAGTACACATATAGAATCTATCGCAGAAAATCTAGGATTGTCATTACATGCGCGTTTTGATGATTGGATTTCTACGTTAGAGACGAAATCTGTATCCGGGACAAACTATGCCGGACTTATCAGCGAGCTGTTCGGGTGGACGGCCCGCATTCCTACGTTGATGATTAACTGTTACATGCGCGACGGGGTGCTCTATGTTATCCAGCGAGGTCATGAGGATAATACTGTTACATTGGACGGTCAGCATCTTACTGTACATACGACCAGTCAGAAATTGGTGCGCATGATGTGGGGTAGTGATCCATGGAGTAAGACCGAAGTCACGACGTATAAAGGCGTGAAGTATTGGGACGAATATCAGGACATGACTCCTGTTAATCCAGAGGAAGACGCGGACACCAGTAAAACATTCAACGATGACGGCCTTGTCCAAACTACTACGGTAGTGCATGGGAATCAAATGGTGACAACGTATTATACATATACGGAACAGGAAGATGGAAAAAAATTTCTATCCCAGGAAACGGCGGTCACTACGGAAAACGGCGTAGAGGTTGACCGGGTTACAACGTATCATGATCCTGTACGAAATACACAGAGTCACGTTTATTCTGTTGACGAAAGCGGAGTGCTGGGGGGAGTTGTTACATCCTCAAACAACGACGACCGGGTGACACCATACGCGAAAGGAAACTATACCGGATATAGTGACGGTTTTTTGTTCCGAAGCGGCGGTCAGGTATATTGGGCATCAGGGTTGACACATTACGGTGAGGAATATGAGCAAGGACAGCTCAATACGACTCTGCACGGTATATCCCTCATTGATACGTCATTTCCTATCGACGGAGAGTCGAAACTGGAGGAAATTACTAATGCGATAAAAGCATTAGACCGCAAAACGGAAGAGGTTATCACAGTAGAACTGTATGACTATCCGCATCTTATTGATTTCAACGATAAGATTATTTTCCATGGGCATACATATTATCTGCGTTCAAATTCCGCGATAGCCAATGAGCATATTGTAAATCGGCAGACGTTACAATTCGTGAGGTGGTATTGATGAGTATTAGCAGTATGAAATCAGCAGTATCAAATTACGTCACACAGACAATCCTTGCACAAACGGAACGGATGAAGGCTAAGCGAGGTGTTGTACATGGCGGGCGTGTTGTGATCGGTGATTCGGTATATCCATACACTACGGCAGTCGATATATATTTTAAGGATGGCGATGCGGTCTGGTGCATATTGGCCGACAATAAACGAACGGCGGTGGTGGTAGGTGTCTGAATATATGAGACCTGTCCGGGTACGCTCTGTGAGCCTCGGCGCTGTTGTTGATGAAAAAGGACGTTCTCTGCGGATGATCGGCCGTCTCCCAGTTAACGAGGGAGACACGGTATGGACAGATGGCCGGATAGTGTACGGACATGTACCTGTTCGGCCATCTATAAAACCGATGTTTTATACGGGGGAAATTCCTGTCAAATCACAAAGCGGGCTGAATGGATATGTGCTGGAGCGTAATGGTGTATACCACGATTATGATTTAAATATGGAAAATGACTTACGACAAAGCTTTATTCTCAACAACGACAAAAAAATATTTGAGTGCCCACTAGAAGCAACATCTATTTACTATCTGAATTTAGATGCAGAAATATGTCAGGACGATGAAAACTCATGGTTTATCGGAGGCGTCGATTCAAAACAACCGCAAGTTATATGGAATTATGTCAGTTTTGACGGTACAAATTTTACCAGTAGTTTTATACCAACGAATGTACAGATATATGTAAATAAAATAATAAATGAACGCATCCAAATCCATAAATGTAAAATTATTGATAATGCTAGTTTAGAATTAATTGCCTCAGAATTAAGAAATGTTTGTAATGCAGGTGAATTTGACTACATAATTGCGCAAGTTTTAGACTTCCGGTTTGTTGACCGACAGGGAAACTGGGATGCAGTAGTAGCCTTCTCGTTAAAAGGGACATTGCTTCGGGAACCTTCACAAAAAACGTATATGTCCGAGGAAGCGAAAGGTGGGGATTATTATGGGGGATTAACTATAGGCGAACCTGTTTTTGTTGGAAAAAGAGGTATAGCTGGTGGACTGGCATATTTTGTGTACGATCAAACTTGTACAACTACAGCTACAGTCGAAACTGTAGAAAAACAAAATGCTGATTTTGAAATTCCGTTAGAGAATGCATTATTTATCGTCAAAATAAAATCTAATGGAGGTACAACATTATTACAGAAACGAATAGAAATGGGTGCGAACGATGTTAGTTATAATACAACCGGAACTATAGAATGGGTCAATATGGATTCGCCTATATACAATTATATTTTTGAGTATCCGACAAGAGGAACTGTAACGTATCAAGGTGGAATTGTTGCTCCCCAAAATGCAGACCCTGCGGACGTAGCAGAGGGGCTTTACGGCGCAGTGTTACATGGAGATATCGTAGAATCAAATATGTTGAGACCTGTAGAGGCTCTAACAACAGTCACGGAACATATTGACGCAGAAACAATAGGAAGTACCGTGCCTTTTGGAATATCGTTGAATGAAGGATATTCCGCAATTACTAATATATTTTCGCTATTCGATATTCAAAAAGATAACGAATCGATAATTATGAATCGTTTAGATGGGTTGTATGATGCATATTACGTAAAACCTGCTCCCCGTAGTAATTATATCAACTTACGAAATGGTGATGGCTGGGATGTTATAAGGGAATATAGTAATGGCACTACAGAAACAGCTCATACAAATGACTATCCAGGATATTATGTATCCGGCTCTTTAAATGGTTTCACGATAACTGAGCCGAGATATCATTTTATTCCTCATATCTGTTTATGTAATTTGCGCCGTGGATATATTTATTCTCATAGAGGCGATATGTGGCATGACGGTGAGATTGCAGTAATACAAGGGAATAGAAAAAAAGTGTTGGGGACACATTCTCAAAACCTACGATTATCAGTAATGAAAAAAGTAAAGCCTATTATAAGACGTGGTAGGAGGTGGTTAAATTGAATGAGCTAATATCTATTCTAAAATCTCTTATCCCAGTTCGTTTGGAATTGGAATGGGGGGCGTTGACAGGAGGCGCAGGAGCGTTGGCAGCATATCTTTTTGGAGAATGGACTCAATCATTGGAGGCGCTGGCGATATTCATTGCTATTGATTACCTGACAGGCGTGATGGCCGCATATATGCGGCCAGGGGCAGAAATATCAAGTGAGCGAGGCCTGCGCGGCATCATAAAAAAGCTGGCGCTGGTGACATTTGTCGCTTTCGGTCATTGGCTTGATTATGCGCTGG
It includes:
- a CDS encoding phage holin family protein; translated protein: MNELISILKSLIPVRLELEWGALTGGAGALAAYLFGEWTQSLEALAIFIAIDYLTGVMAAYMRPGAEISSERGLRGIIKKLALVTFVAFGHWLDYALGQTVFCQLITFSMLGNEGVSIVENLSICGVPVPDAIKNKLKKLAQEKKRRGNIKGRKF